The following nucleotide sequence is from Mucilaginibacter sp. cycad4.
GATATCCGTGCTTACCAGCGGAACGTCGCCATACCATTTGGTCAGGTTAAAATCCTCAAACGCCCTGATGAAACGGGTTTCGGCCTTTACCCTCCCAAGTGTAGCCGCGCCAAGTGTTGTATTTTTGTCAACATTAGCCAGAAACTGGTTACAGGATTTGATCGTAGCATAGTAATAAGCCCAATCGCCCGCGAACTTAGGTGTTTGCGCGTTGGCATTACCACTTGCTATTTGAATAAGATCGGTGTTGGTTTGTGAATAAGCGTTATCTGATAACCCCTCGGCCGCGAAGTAAAGACCGCTGTTATACATCAGGCTATAGTTATTATTGAGTGCGTTATACACGTTAGCGTCCGAACTCCAGAAGTTAAGAACCGAGTATGCATCTGTTGGTGCTATATCTAATTTACGGCACCCGCTCACCAGCACCAGTGCGGTAATGGCGAAATATTTATTTAAAATTTTCATGTCCCTTCAGTAAATGGTTAAAAAGTGATGTCAAGGCCTGCACCGTAAAAAATAGGAAGCAGGTAATTTCTCGCACTGTTAGAAGCCGAGTTCGGGCTTACGTTATTACCGAACTCCGTGGTTTCAGGATCAATGAACTTGAGTTTTGTAAGCGTTAACAGGTTTTGCCCTATGAGCGAAACACGTACACGCTCCATTCCTGCCCTGCGCGTAAGTTCCTGCGGCAGCGTATAGCCGATATTGACATTTTTAAGGCGCGCATAAGCGGCGTTAAAGCGATACAGGTCGGAGCCGCTACGCCAGTTATTGGTATTAGACGGCGAACCGATGGTTGCCAGCCTTGGGTAACGGGCGTTCGGGTTATTTGGCGTCCAATAGTCGGTCATGTGTTCGTACAGCGTAGCACCGTAGTTGTAGTGAAAAGGTTCCACCAATTCGCCACGCAAAAATTCATCACGCTGGCCAACACCCTGGATAAATAAGGAGACATCAAAACCTGCAACTGCAAGCCGGTAAGTAAAGCCGAAGGTGTAATGCGGGAACGGATTACCGATAACCTTTTTATCGTTATCATCTATTTTACCATCGCCGTTCAAATCTTTAAATTTTAAGTCGCCGGGGCCAACTATCGCACCTGCCGGTTTTGGATAACTGTTTACATCTGCTTCGTTCTGGAAATAGCCGTTGGTAACATAGCCATAATATTGCGTTATAGGCTCACCAACGCGGCGAATAAGCTGATAAACATCCTGGTTATAAATAATTTGCTTTGTGCTGCCGGTAAGCTGCATCAACTTATTTTGCGTGTTGCCTATGTTAGCGCTAAAGCTCTGTGTAACCTTTGGCGTTTTCCAGGTATAGGTTAGTTCAACCTCCCAGCCCATATCACGTACCTTGGCTACATTGGCCACCGGCGGCGCAGCACCAAAAATGGTAGGCACATCAAGCGGGGTTTGCTGGATATTGCTGGTTACTTTGTTAAAATAATCGAAAGATCCGGTTAGTTTGTTATGGAACAGGCCAAAATCAAAACCAACGTTCAATGTATGCGCCCGCTCCCAGGTAAGCATCGGGTTTGACAGGTTAGTCCCCGCCCCACCCTGAATAACGCCATTGTAACCATAAGCGCCGGGATAATTGAAATAGGTGGTTAAATAAGTATAGTTACCCGCCGACTGATTGTTACCGACCACACCATAGCTGCCTCTTAACTTTAAATGATTAAGGGTATTTTTCAGCGGCTCCATAAAACTTTCCCCGGTGATCACATAACCAACATTCACTGACGGAAAAAAGCCATTTCTTTGCCCTTTGGCAAATTTTGACGAAGCATCATCACGGAATACAAAATCAACGAAGTAGCGGTTGTTATAATCATAGCCGATCCGGCCAAAAGCCGATTGCATACTGTTGGCCTGAATAGTAACGCTGTTGTACGAGTTGGTAGCATCAATCAGCGTTCCTGTTGTAGCATTGCCAAAAACCGGATCGGTTAATGACTTCATCAACTGAAAGCCACGCTGGCTGTTCAATTCGCTCGAAACACCTAATGTAGCGCTGATATTATGTGAGCCAAAGGCCTTGTTATAACCCAGATATACCTGCGTGTTAAATGAACTGGATTTGGAATTGTTATCAAAGGTGGTGAGGTCATTGCCATATACACCTACAGGAAGATAGTTGACCTGAGCGCGCCTGAAAAAATTACCGTTGTTTTGGAGGGTACCACCAAAAACACCGGTTAAACTCAGTTCGTTGGTGATGCTCAGGGTTCCGTTCAGGTTACCAAAAACGCGGTCGTTATCTGCCTGGTTAAAACCACCTTTTTCCAAAACCCCGTATTCATTATACTGAGAAGCAACAGGGTTTGTCAGATAATTACCGTTAGCATCCGTCCAGCTGTAATTATGCGGTACGCGGTTAGCATCGGCAAAAATATTATTATCGCCTACACTGTTGGTCTTGTTCCTGGATTTGGTATATTCCAGTATTCCGGATAATTTGAAACGACCGATGATGGTTGACTGGTTTAGGCGGAGGTTATATTTTTGATACCCGAATTTACTGCCGGAGCCGCCGCTTCCGATAAAATTGCTGAGCTGGTTAAGGTAACCTGCAGAGATAAAGTAGGTGTTATTTGCCCCGCCACCGCTCACACTAACATTCTGCGAAGTCTGCGGCGCGTTATAAAGTACATGATTGATATCCCAGTTTCCATCACCCTGAGCAGCAAGCTGCTGGATCTGTTCGGGTGTGAATGCAGGCGGAAGGCCTGAATTGGCCAGGGCTTCATTTTTGTAATAAGCATTATCGGCCCCGCTTACTTTTTTTACCAGTATATCGGGTTTCTGCCAGCCAAAGTTACCATTATAAGTTGCTGTCGCCTTTTGGTTCAGCTTACCGCTTTTTGTCGTTACAAGCAAAACACCGTTTGCGCCGCGCGAACCATATATAGCGGCCGAACCCGCATCCTTAAGCACGGTAACACTCGCAATATCATTTGGGTTAAGCAAGTTGAGGTCGCCAACTGATTGCGAAACAATTCCATCAATAACCAGTAACGGATCGTTATTTCCCGTTGTGGCCACGCCGCGAATATTGATGCTTGGACTGCTTCCAGGGTCCAGCGTGCTTTGCTGAATGATGAGATTGGGTGATTGCCCCTGCAGTGCCTGCGCGGGATTTAGAACGGGTTTGTCATTGATATCTTTAGCGCCAACGGTGCCTATGGCACTATTAATGGTTGCACGGCGCTGTGTACCGTAACCTACAACAACAACTTCGTTCAGGGCTTTGGTAGTATCCGGCTTTAGGCTGACATTGAACTGCGTTTTATTGTTAATAGCTACAGTTTGGGTAATAAAACCGATAAAAGAAAATGACAGCGTTCCATTTATACCCGCATCCGGGACAGACAATTTGTAGTTTCCATTAATATCGCTCACTGTGCCTGTTCCTGAATTGAGCAAACGGATGCTCACTCCCGGTAAGGGGCGGCCCTGTTCATCGGTTACCTGTCCGGTAACAATAATGCCGGCGGCACGTCTCAGGTCGGCATGGGTAGTGCCCGGAACAGCGGCACGGGCAACCGGCATGTTCCAGCAGAAAAACACGGCAGGCAACAGCGCCGGAATAATTGCCCGGTAAACATGCCTTTGCTTTTTTTGGGGTTTGGGTAAAAGTTTAAATCTCATTTGTTTGGTTTTTAATTGGTTAATTCATTATTTATAATTTGGTCATGGTTATGGTAAGCTTGGTCCGACCTTCTGGTTTTCAGGTGATTTTGATGGCGCGAATGATTCGGCCCAGTAAGTCTCTATGCTTTCTAATGATTTCCCCTTGGTTTCCGGGATAATTCGATACGTGAGCAACAGCGCGGGCGCACAGCAGCCCGCGAAAATCCAAAAGGTCCATGCCGGCCCTGCGCCTTCCAACAATACCGGTGTAAGCAGACCAACCAGGAAATTACCGATCCACAAAGAAAGTGTGGCTAACGACATAGCCTTCCCGCGCACAGCGCCCGGAAAGATCTCGCCTACAATAACCCAGCATACAGGACCAAAAGAGAACGCAAAACAGGCGATAAAGAGTAAAATGGCAGTTAGGATCCACGGCCCTGATGTAACCCCGGCAAAGAAAAGCACGCCGATCAGGATCAAGGCTGCAACCGCCCCACCTACTCCGGCGAACAATAACGGTTTGCGCCCCCAACGATCTACAGTGAAAATGGCTACGAATGTAAATACCACATTGACCAGCCCTATAGTTACCTGACCACCAAGCGCATTGTTAAGGGCGAAGCCTGCCTGCTCCAAAATTTTGGGCCCGTAGTAAATAACAGCGTTTATGCCGCATAATTGCGAAAACAAAGGCAATAATATCCCTATGAGGAGCGGCCGGCGGTATACTGGCCGTAAAAGTTCCCTGAGCCCTTTTTCATCCTGGATACCTTCCCCATTTTGAAAAGCAGCGATCTCGTTTTCTGCCGCTTGTAAACCGTCAATCCTGATCAATATCACTTTGGCTTCCGCAACCCTGTTTTTCAGCAGCAGCCATCTCGGTGATTCAGGTACAGCCAAAAGAGAAAGCAGGAAAATCCCCGCGGGTAAAGCCCCAAGGCCCAGCATGGCCCGCCAAACCTGAGCTGAGAGAATAAGCTTTAGGACGGGACCAGACAAATCAATTTTTGTATGGTTTAAAAGATAGGCGTTAGAAAAGTATGCTATTACAATGCCCACGGTGAGTGCCAGCTGGTAAAGCGACACCATCATACCGCGGTAGCGGGATGGTGCAAATTCAGAAATATACAGCGGCGATACCATCGAAGCCACACCGATGCCCAAGCCTCCTATTAACCTGAAGGCGATCAGTACCGTGAAGGAGCCCGACCACATACAGCCCAGCGCCGATGCCAAAAAGAGGATTGCCGACAGGATAAGTACTACCTTGCGGCCATACTTGTCACTCAAAGCCCCGGATAATGCTACACCGACTACACAACCGAGCAAGGCGCAGCTAACAAACCAACCCTCTGTTACGGCATTTAAATGAAAATCATTTTTTACAAGCCCAACTGTGCCGGAAATAACAGCCGTATCAAAACCAAAAAGGAAACCGCCAAGCGCCGCTACCAAACAAACGAGATGGAGGAAAGTGCGGTTCTTTTTTGAACCGGACTGTTGAATTTTAGATGACATTTCCATTATTTTAAAAATGCTTTAATCACTTTTGCGCGTTGCTTACCCTTATTTACAAGGCGATAACTTCCCGATGCTGCCGGTATCACAAATGTTTCGGCATAAGCAAAATCCTGCTTGGCGCCGCCGGATGTTTCAACTGTAATTGAGTGTCCTTCAACAAGCATCAGCACATGGCACAGGTTATTGGTGGCCACTTCAATGGCGTGGTCAAATTCAAGGCGGTGCACATCATAAAAATGATCGGGATGTGTTGGCAGGTGAACCAAACGGTAATCCCGGCCTTCGTTAATTATTTGCGGATGTGAGATGAGCTCCTGTTGTACCTTATTGCCTTTACGGTCAAAATCAAGATTATTAAAAGCATGATCAATATTGATGGGACGCGGTTTTCCGTCGAGATCCAAACGTACCCAGTCATACATTTTGAAGGTAAAAATGTAAGGCGTCGCGCTGATTTCCAGTACCAGGTTACCCGCACCGGCACTGTGCACAGTACCATTGGGGATCAGGAACAGGTCATGCTTTTTTGCAGGATGTACCTGCACATACTTTTCGATGTCGATAGCCTGGCCGGTAGCCTGACTGCTTTCGAGCGCCTGCTTATATTCAGACGGATCAATCTCTTCCTGAAAACCGAGATAAACGGAGGCGCTATCGTCGCAATCCAAAATATAATAGGTTTCATCCTGCGTAATCGTTTCGCCGAATTGTTCCCTGATATATTCTAATCTCGGATGGCATTGTATCGACAGGTTCCCCCCATTGTACGTATCAAGAAAATCAAAACGAATTGGAAACTCATCACCGAAACGTGCAGCATGTTCGCCCAAAACATTCTCCTGGTTGCTGAACATGAGGGTATCAAAAGTAACCTCCAGCAGGTTGCCGTCACTTTCAAACACCAATCCGTTTTCGGGAACGATAAGCTCAAATGACCAGGCCAGGTTAACAACATCGGTATTTAGGTTACTGATATGCTCCTTTATCCACTGCCCGCCCCAGGCACCCGGCTCAAACCACGGCCTAACCCTGAATACCGAACTGCTCAATTTATTCAGCCCGTCAATAAGGTCAGGTTGATGCATCCAGTTAATAGTTTCGGGCCATTGTGCATCTGCCATTATCGAAACCTTGCCGAGGATGGCTTTTTTGTGATCATTAAGCACCACCCAATCGACAAAATAAAACCGCTTGTACATCTGGAAAGGTTCTTCGGGTTCAGCCGCACCCAAGTTGGTGATACTGCCGGCACGCATCCTAAACTGGATCTCGTTTTTAGGAATATCAAAGTAAATTAGCGGCGCATTCCATCCTGATAAAGCCGCACCGGGACCGATAATGATGTTGATGCTGCCAAATTGATGTTGATCTTGCGATTTAATTTCGTCCACAAAGAAATCCGCCAAACCTAAGGTAGCTTTGGTGCCCCATACCGACGTATATTCGCCCAGAAACGGCTGCACAAGTTGTTCTATGTCGTGCTCTTTTTTCAGATAATCGGCAGTTTCAATCCAGTTTATAGCTATACCTTGTTCACAAAAACATTTCTGAAGGCTTTCTTTTACGCGGCTCCAGAATACGCCCACATAACCATCAATCATTACGGATTTATGCCCGGCGATGAACAATGCGAGGGATTCAAAACCATTAAAAATTTTTCCTGCCTGCAGCCTGGCAGCAGGATAAATGTTGTACCCCCCCTGTGGCTGGAAAGCTTTAGTTAATTGAGGCGGCATCAGGAACTGCTGGGTTTTTCTCAGTCCGGATTCCAAGCCGGTGTACGATTCTGAATTATTAAAATCAATTTCCATTATTTGTATAAATGTATAAACATATAAAAACGCGTTTTTAACCAATAAAAACTGGCAGAGCGGTAAGAAAAATTCAAAATAAATTATAGGCTATAAATACTATGTACAAACATATAAACAAATTTCAAAGTTGCAAATTTCTTTTACATTTTTAATTTACAATCATATAATCATTATATACCAGTATTTTAAAACACATTATTATGTATGAACATTTCATTCAACCAGCCAAAATTGTTATCATTGTGCCAATCATTTAAAATGAAGTATTCCATCGATCATAGAAGCCCCGTACCACTTCATGCCCAGGCGGAGGAAATCTTAAGAAAGTTAATTACCGAAGATATTTACCAGAACGGCAAGGTGTTGCCCAACGAGGTAGAACTTGCCAAACTTTTGGCAATATCAAGAACCACACTTCGCCAGGCTATAAACAAACTGGTCTTTGAAGGCTTGCTTATCCGCAAAAAAAGAACCGGTACCAAGGTCAACCAATCAACGGTGAGTTCAAAATCTAATAATTGGCTCAGCTTTTCACAGGAAATGAAATTACGTGGCATCGCTATTAAAAACTTTGAACTGCACGTTACCTGGGTTGAGCCCGACGAACAACTTGTAAATTTTTTTGAGATTAAGCCTGATAAAAAATTATTAAAAATGGAAAGAGTACGCGGAAAGCCGGACGGGCCGTTCGTTTATTTTATATCCTATTTTCATCCGAGGATAGGGTTATCAGGAGATGAAGATTTCAAATTGCCTTTATACGAAATGCTTGAACAGGAGCATTCGACCATTGCCTCACTTTCCAAAGAAGAGATCAGTGCCCATGCCGCAGACGCGTTGATAGCAGATAAATTGCAAATTAAGTTCGGAGAGCCGGTGCTGGTCAGAAAGCGTTTTGTATTTGATCAGGGCGATCGTCCTATGGAGTACAATCTTGGTTATTATAAGGCAGACAGTTTTGTCTACACAGTGGAAAGCAGGCGATAAATCCGAATCATTAGGGCTTTACTATCTAACACTGATATGTTAACCGGTTAGGCCGACACGCGCTCTGGTCTTTCTATAAGGATCCCTGTTAGATGAATATTCTTCGGACGGATTAATGGTACTAAGCCTTGAGAATGTCGCTAAATACTGAACACGTCAGATTCTGGCTCTGAAGATTGAGGTTC
It contains:
- a CDS encoding TonB-dependent receptor, with the protein product MRFKLLPKPQKKQRHVYRAIIPALLPAVFFCWNMPVARAAVPGTTHADLRRAAGIIVTGQVTDEQGRPLPGVSIRLLNSGTGTVSDINGNYKLSVPDAGINGTLSFSFIGFITQTVAINNKTQFNVSLKPDTTKALNEVVVVGYGTQRRATINSAIGTVGAKDINDKPVLNPAQALQGQSPNLIIQQSTLDPGSSPSINIRGVATTGNNDPLLVIDGIVSQSVGDLNLLNPNDIASVTVLKDAGSAAIYGSRGANGVLLVTTKSGKLNQKATATYNGNFGWQKPDILVKKVSGADNAYYKNEALANSGLPPAFTPEQIQQLAAQGDGNWDINHVLYNAPQTSQNVSVSGGGANNTYFISAGYLNQLSNFIGSGGSGSKFGYQKYNLRLNQSTIIGRFKLSGILEYTKSRNKTNSVGDNNIFADANRVPHNYSWTDANGNYLTNPVASQYNEYGVLEKGGFNQADNDRVFGNLNGTLSITNELSLTGVFGGTLQNNGNFFRRAQVNYLPVGVYGNDLTTFDNNSKSSSFNTQVYLGYNKAFGSHNISATLGVSSELNSQRGFQLMKSLTDPVFGNATTGTLIDATNSYNSVTIQANSMQSAFGRIGYDYNNRYFVDFVFRDDASSKFAKGQRNGFFPSVNVGYVITGESFMEPLKNTLNHLKLRGSYGVVGNNQSAGNYTYLTTYFNYPGAYGYNGVIQGGAGTNLSNPMLTWERAHTLNVGFDFGLFHNKLTGSFDYFNKVTSNIQQTPLDVPTIFGAAPPVANVAKVRDMGWEVELTYTWKTPKVTQSFSANIGNTQNKLMQLTGSTKQIIYNQDVYQLIRRVGEPITQYYGYVTNGYFQNEADVNSYPKPAGAIVGPGDLKFKDLNGDGKIDDNDKKVIGNPFPHYTFGFTYRLAVAGFDVSLFIQGVGQRDEFLRGELVEPFHYNYGATLYEHMTDYWTPNNPNARYPRLATIGSPSNTNNWRSGSDLYRFNAAYARLKNVNIGYTLPQELTRRAGMERVRVSLIGQNLLTLTKLKFIDPETTEFGNNVSPNSASNSARNYLLPIFYGAGLDITF
- a CDS encoding GntR family transcriptional regulator, with product MNISFNQPKLLSLCQSFKMKYSIDHRSPVPLHAQAEEILRKLITEDIYQNGKVLPNEVELAKLLAISRTTLRQAINKLVFEGLLIRKKRTGTKVNQSTVSSKSNNWLSFSQEMKLRGIAIKNFELHVTWVEPDEQLVNFFEIKPDKKLLKMERVRGKPDGPFVYFISYFHPRIGLSGDEDFKLPLYEMLEQEHSTIASLSKEEISAHAADALIADKLQIKFGEPVLVRKRFVFDQGDRPMEYNLGYYKADSFVYTVESRR
- a CDS encoding sugar porter family MFS transporter, whose translation is MSSKIQQSGSKKNRTFLHLVCLVAALGGFLFGFDTAVISGTVGLVKNDFHLNAVTEGWFVSCALLGCVVGVALSGALSDKYGRKVVLILSAILFLASALGCMWSGSFTVLIAFRLIGGLGIGVASMVSPLYISEFAPSRYRGMMVSLYQLALTVGIVIAYFSNAYLLNHTKIDLSGPVLKLILSAQVWRAMLGLGALPAGIFLLSLLAVPESPRWLLLKNRVAEAKVILIRIDGLQAAENEIAAFQNGEGIQDEKGLRELLRPVYRRPLLIGILLPLFSQLCGINAVIYYGPKILEQAGFALNNALGGQVTIGLVNVVFTFVAIFTVDRWGRKPLLFAGVGGAVAALILIGVLFFAGVTSGPWILTAILLFIACFAFSFGPVCWVIVGEIFPGAVRGKAMSLATLSLWIGNFLVGLLTPVLLEGAGPAWTFWIFAGCCAPALLLTYRIIPETKGKSLESIETYWAESFAPSKSPENQKVGPSLP
- a CDS encoding class I mannose-6-phosphate isomerase, which produces MEIDFNNSESYTGLESGLRKTQQFLMPPQLTKAFQPQGGYNIYPAARLQAGKIFNGFESLALFIAGHKSVMIDGYVGVFWSRVKESLQKCFCEQGIAINWIETADYLKKEHDIEQLVQPFLGEYTSVWGTKATLGLADFFVDEIKSQDQHQFGSINIIIGPGAALSGWNAPLIYFDIPKNEIQFRMRAGSITNLGAAEPEEPFQMYKRFYFVDWVVLNDHKKAILGKVSIMADAQWPETINWMHQPDLIDGLNKLSSSVFRVRPWFEPGAWGGQWIKEHISNLNTDVVNLAWSFELIVPENGLVFESDGNLLEVTFDTLMFSNQENVLGEHAARFGDEFPIRFDFLDTYNGGNLSIQCHPRLEYIREQFGETITQDETYYILDCDDSASVYLGFQEEIDPSEYKQALESSQATGQAIDIEKYVQVHPAKKHDLFLIPNGTVHSAGAGNLVLEISATPYIFTFKMYDWVRLDLDGKPRPINIDHAFNNLDFDRKGNKVQQELISHPQIINEGRDYRLVHLPTHPDHFYDVHRLEFDHAIEVATNNLCHVLMLVEGHSITVETSGGAKQDFAYAETFVIPAASGSYRLVNKGKQRAKVIKAFLK